In Aegilops tauschii subsp. strangulata cultivar AL8/78 chromosome 3, Aet v6.0, whole genome shotgun sequence, one genomic interval encodes:
- the LOC109754009 gene encoding fructose-bisphosphate aldolase 1, cytoplasmic: protein MSAYCGKYKDELIKNAAYIGTPGKGILAADESTGTIGKRFASINVENVEDNRRALRELLFCTPGALQYLSGVILFEETLYQSTKGGKPFVDILKAGNVLPGIKVDKGTIELAGTNGETTTQGFDDLGKRCAKYYEAGARFAKWRAVLKIGATEPSQLSIDQNAQGLARYAIICQENGLVPIVEPEILVDGPHDIDRCAYVTEIVLAACYKALNDQHVLLEGTLLKPNMVTPGSDSKKVAPEVIAEYTVRTLQRTVPAAVPAIVFLSGGQSEEEATLNLNAMNKLQTKKPWNLSFSFGRALQQSTLKAWSGKTENEEKARAAFLVRCKANSEATLGTYKGDATLAEGASESLHVKDYKY from the coding sequence ATGAGCTCATCAAGAACGCTGCCTACATTGGCACCCCTGGCAAGGGTATCCTTGCTGCTGACGAGTCCACCGGCACCATCGGCAAGCGCTTCGCCAGCATCAATGTTGAGAACGTTGAGGACAACCGTCGTGCCCTCCGTGAGCTCCTCTTCTGCACCCCTGGTGCCCTCCAGTACCTCAGCGGTGTGATCCTGTTTGAGGAGACCCTGTACCAGAGCACCAAGGGTGGCAAGCCCTTCGTCGACATCCTCAAGGCGGGCAATGTCCTCCCCGGCATCAAGGTGGACAAGGGCACCATCGAGCTTGCTGGAACCAACGGTGAGACCACCACCCAGGGCTTTGATGACCTTGGCAAGCGCTGTGCCAAGTACTACGAGGCTGGTGCCCGCTTCGCCAAGTGGCGTGCAGTCCTCAAGATCGGCGCCACCGAGCCATCACAGCTCTCCATCGACCAGAACGCTCAGGGTCTGGCTCGCTATGCCATCATCTGCCAGGAGAATGGTCTGGTTCCCATTGTTGAGCCAGAGATCCTTGTTGATGGACCTCATGACATTGACCGCTGTGCTTACGTCACCGAGATCGTCCTTGCTGCCTGCTACAAGGCCCTCAACGACCAGCATGTCCTCCTCGAGGGCACCCTCCTGAAGCCCAACATGGTCACCCCTGGTTCCGACTCCAAGAAGGTGGCCCCTGAGGTGATTGCTGAGTACACCGTCCGCACCCTCCAGAGGACCGTCCCTGCTGCCGTCCCCGCCATTGTCTTCCTCTCTGGTGGACAGAGCGAGGAGGAGGCGACCCTGAACCTGAACGCCATGAACAAGCTCCAGACCAAGAAGCCATGGAACCTGTCCTTCTCCTTCGGGCGTGCCCTCCAGCAGAGCACCCTCAAGGCCTGGTCCGGCAAGACGGAGAATGAGGAGAAGGCCAGGGCGGCGTTCCTGGTGAGGTGCAAGGCCAACTCTGAGGCCACCCTCGGGACCTACAAGGGCGACGCcacccttgccgagggcgcctCGGAGAGCCTCCATGTCAAGGACTACAAGTACTGA